One segment of Chionomys nivalis chromosome 3, mChiNiv1.1, whole genome shotgun sequence DNA contains the following:
- the Cldn17 gene encoding claudin-17: protein MAFYPLQIAGLVLGFFGMVGTVGTTLLPQWRVSAFIGSNIIIFERIWEGLWMNCIQQARVTLQCKFYNSILALPPVLEAARALMCVAIALSLVALIIGICGMKQIQCTGSSERVKAYLLGTSGVLFILTGIFVLIPVSWTANIIIRDFYDPTIHAGQKRELGGALFLGWATTAVLFIGGGLLCGYCCCNRKKQWRRYPAPPYCVPQKDNQRKVTVPRKTSTSYV, encoded by the coding sequence ATGGCTTTCTATCCCCTTCAGATTGCTGGACTGGTGCTTGGGTTCTTCGGCATGGTTGGCACCGTTGGCACAACACTTTTGCCTCAATGGAGAGTATCAGCTTTCATTGGCAGCAACATTATTATCTTTGAGAGGATCTGGGAAGGGCTTTGGATGAACTGCATCCAGCAAGCTAGAGTCACACTGCAGTGTAAATTCTATAACTCCATTCTGGCTCTCCCACCAGTCCTGGAAGCAGCACGTGCTCTCATGTGTGTGGCTATAGCCCTTTCCTTGGTTGCTCTCATTATCGGCATCTGCGGCATGAAACAGATCCAGTGTACCGGCTCCAGTGAGAGGGTCAAAGCATACTTACTGGGAACCTCAGGAGTCCTCTTCATTCTTACTGGGATCTTCGTTCTGATTCCAGTGTCCTGGACCGCCAATATCATCATCAGGGATTTCTACGACCCAACTATCCACGCAGGTCAGAAACGAGAGCTTGGAGGTGCACTCTTCCTTGGCTGGGCGACCACTGCAGTCCTCTTCATCGGAGGGGGCCTGCTCTGTGGGTATTGCTGCTGCAACAGAAAGAAACAGTGGCGCAGATATCCAGCCCCACCATATTGTGTGCCACAGAAAGACAACCAAAGGAAGGTGACAGTGCCTAGGAAAACCTCTACCAGCTATGTCTAG